The stretch of DNA TTCCAGCAAGTCGGTCTTGACCCAGTCCTTGGCCACCGGCGGCTTGCTCATGCGGCCGACGCCGGTCTTGACCATGACGTCGGTGGTAGTCTGGATGTGCTCGGGCGTGATGTCGTAGCTGTACGGCGAATTGCCGATGGCGTCGTCGAAGTCGTCCTTGGTGATCTGGCCCTTGAACACTACTTCGCGTACATACTTCTCGGCCACCGCCTTGTTGTCGATGAAGGTCTTGGTGGCCTGCACGAAGCAGTTCATGAACTTTTCGGCCAGCGGCCGCTTCTCTTTATAGAACTTCTCGGTCATCACCATGGTGCGGATCGGCTCGCCGATCGGCGTGTCGTAGGGCTTGATGATCTCGCTGCCGAAGCCCTTGTTGATGGCCTGCGACGACTGCGGCTCGGACTGCATCATGGCGTCGATCTGCTTGCCCAGCAGCGCCTGGTTCAAGTCGGCGTAGGCCAGGAACACCAGCTGCACGTCCTTGCCCGGCTGGTCGGAAACGCTCAGGCCGTTTTGCTGCAACTCGGCCAGCAGCAGCACTTCCTGGATGCCGCCGCGCGTGACGCCGACTTTCTTCCCCTTGAGATCCTTGACGGTTTTGAGCTTGAGGTCGGCTCGGCTGACCAGTTGCGCGCCGCCCTTGGCAAAGCCGGCCACCACGTAAATCGGCGCGCCGCCGGCGCGGCCCGAGATCGCCGCCTCGGAGGCGGTGGTGCCGACATCGAGCTCGCCGGCGATAATCGCCTGCATCACGTCGAGGCCCTTGGCAAACACCCGCTCCTCGACCTTGATGCCGCACTTGGGGGCGATTTCCTTGATATAGGAGACGGCGCCGTAGTGGGCAAACTTGAGGTTGCCCAGCCGGACCACTTCCTGCGCCTGCGCGCTGCCCGCCATCACGATGGCCGCTGTAGCGACGAGTTTCACGAACGATGTCAGTTGCATGCTATCTCTCTCCTTGTTGTCAGGCCGGCGGCCACTGCTTTATTGTGTTCCGATCATACCAAGCGACATCCTTTGTTACACAATCCTGTCGGTGAATTTGATCGCAATGTTGCTTTTTTGTGATCCAATGCCAATATCATCATTTAATGAAATTGATAGCGCGATGAAGACACATTCGATCCTGCCCGCCACGCTGCTGGCTACCGTCCTGATGTTGAGCGGCTGCGGCGGAGGCAGCGGTAGCGCCGGCACGCCGGGCGCCCCGGTCGCACCAACCGTCACGCTGTCCGCCAGCGCCAGCCAGACGCTGGCCGGCGGCAAGGCCTTGCCGCTAAGCGCCAGCGTCAGCGACAGCAGCGCCGTCACCTGGACCCTGGCCGCCGGCAGCGTCGGCACGCTGTCGGCCAGCAGCGGCGCCAGCGTCACTTACACGCCGCCAGCCACGGTGGCGGCCAATACCAATGTGACGGTCAACGCCAGCGCCGGCGGTGTTACCAAATCGCTGACGCTGACCGTATTTGCCGATCCGGGCGCGCCCGGCCTAAGCATCGTCAGCGGCCGCCTGAACAGTGCAGCGCTCGATCCGGTCACCGACGGCCCGGTCGCCATGGCACGCTTCCGCGATTCGCTGGCCGTCACAACCGATCCGGCCGGCAATCTGTACGTGGCCGGCGCCTGCCGCTTCCCGTCGCACCTGCAAGGCATGACGCTACGCAAAATCAGCGCGGCCGGCAGCGTCAGCACGCTGGCATCGTGCGAGGACAACAGCTGGTTCGGCGCCAGCGACAGCGCCGGCAACCTGCAAAAGATTTACCTGCCTTCCGGCCTGGCAGCCGACCGCGCCGGCAACCTGTACACCGCCACCTACTTCTTCAGCACCAGCGCCGGCAACGCCAGCAACGACAGCCGCGCGGTATACAAAATCTCGCCGCAGGGCGTACTGACGCTGGTGGCTGGCGCGGCCGGCAGCCATACGGCCGACCTCAAGGACGGCAACGGCGCCGCCGCGCGCT from Duganella dendranthematis encodes:
- a CDS encoding ABC transporter substrate-binding protein; this encodes MQLTSFVKLVATAAIVMAGSAQAQEVVRLGNLKFAHYGAVSYIKEIAPKCGIKVEERVFAKGLDVMQAIIAGELDVGTTASEAAISGRAGGAPIYVVAGFAKGGAQLVSRADLKLKTVKDLKGKKVGVTRGGIQEVLLLAELQQNGLSVSDQPGKDVQLVFLAYADLNQALLGKQIDAMMQSEPQSSQAINKGFGSEIIKPYDTPIGEPIRTMVMTEKFYKEKRPLAEKFMNCFVQATKTFIDNKAVAEKYVREVVFKGQITKDDFDDAIGNSPYSYDITPEHIQTTTDVMVKTGVGRMSKPPVAKDWVKTDLLEAAKKSLGVK